GAATGAATGATTGCTCTATAGAACCATTAGTAAGTTTGAGCACAGATCACTATGTGAGGGTGTGGCTGGACTTGAGACCCAGTCGATCTACTGCAAATGCCCAGTCTGACATGATGGGGTTCATCAGATATTGTCCCTCTTGCATGAATACAGACATGGTTGCGCTATCGAAGATTGGAGAGGTTCAACCGCTCAAACACATTGGTAATTGTTCAGGAAAAGTAAAAATGGCGGGCCCACTGTGGATAGGGCCACTTTTCAACAGCACTACTCTATCTTCAGCAAGGGAGATAGAGGCAAAAGGAGAACAGTTCAGCAAGCGTGCTGGAAAAATATTAGAACTAATGAGAAAAGAACAGGAACTGACCGAGTTCACGTATGTGGATCTGCATATGTTATGTGATGCCTATGGACTCTCACCCCCGAGGCGGCAAGACATTATGGACAAACTAGAGGAGACAGGTCACAGGGTCACTCGCACACACTTCAGACCAACAGCAATACGTACTGATGCAGAGGTGGAGGATGTATTGAATGCAATAAAGGCTGTATTAGGAGATGATCAATAGATGGGACGACCAAAGGGAGATAGAAAAAAGGAACATTACTATAGAGAGGCAAAAAAGCACGGATACCGCGCCAGATCCGCCTACAAACTAAAACAGATTATTAAAAAGCAGAATTTACTGGCCGGAGTAGACAAGGTAGTTGAGCTCTGTTCGAGTCCAGGGGGGTGGACTCAAGTCTTAAGACAGTTCGATAGAAGTCTCGAGATAGTTGCCGTGGATCTCAATTCGATGCCACCTGTTGAGAATGTAAAATTCGTTCAGGGGGATATTACTAAGCAAGAAACAATCGATGAGATCATCCAGCTGATAGGAGGAAGTGCAGACCTCGTCTTATCCGATTGCGCACCAAATGTCACGGGCCAATGGGAGATTGATGTGGCAAGACAGCTTGCTCTTGCCGAGTGCACCATAAACCTGGGCTGCAAGATTCTAGGAGCCAAAGGTAAGGTGTTGGCCAAGGTCTTTCAGGGACCAGGGTTTCAAGAGTTCATGCAGATGGTACGAAACCTATTCTCTAGTGTACGACTCATTAAACCCGATGCGTCCCGGCGCACCAGTGCCGAAATCTACTTGCTTGCGGAGAATCCAAGACGATAAGCATCTCGATTATGAGGAATCAAAACTGAGAAGCCATTCTTCTAGACGACTACAGGAGATCGGCGAATCGGGCTGACGGGCTCCACATTTGCTGATCTTCGGGCAATGGAAACAAGGGCATCCATTCAGGTCACCTAGGCTTTGAGGCTCTGCATCGCTTATCATCTGCTCGTTAATGAAGTATCTTGTCTTTTCCAGTTCTTGCTTGGCCATTATTTGTCCCTCTGACATCAATTGTTCAATGGTTGTCGTCACTATCTCTGCGTCTATTTCAAGACCAGCGGTCAACTCTTCAAGAAGTAGCCCTTTTTGCCCTGCCTCACGAAGAGCTTTCAGGATTTGGTTGGCTACATTCATTTCAACGACCTTGATGAGAGACACACGACAAGACAGAACGAATTGCGCGGCCCCATATTTAATATTCGGAAGATACATGCACATTATGGTAATAAAAGGTACTATTGTGTACATTACTGGACAATATTCAGCATATAAAATAATGAACGTATCTACCTCTTCCTCTTTCGCGCCTTTTGGGGTTTCTCGGGGCGACTACTAACATAGAGAACAGCCCCAGCCGTGATAGGTTCAGAAACTGTAGTTTTTGGATGCGCCCTATCATGCGTATCACCCATTCGTTTGAAGGGGCGAATTGCAACATAGGGTTCTTTCACAGGACCAAATACATCCACAATTTTCCCAATCTTTTCCGCATTACTGGTAAGCACTATACCTCCAATAGGAGGGGTCTTGCTTGTGCGCACAATAAGTGATCCACGGGTTGTAATATGCAATAAAGTGCCTAGACGCCTCAATGGTTGCTTACCTCCGGCCACCTTTCCCCTTTCGTTTCTTACCCTTCTTTTTCTCGGCGGCGATACGTGCAGCCTCCCGTTGAGCTACAATTCGCCGCACACTCTTTGCGAGCATAAGTAGCAGTCGCTTTTTCTTGTGATGATCAGGGTTACCAAGGAGCAGATAGCCAGAACTGCGAGTCCAATCACGAGGGTATCTCTTATCCGGTTCGACAATAGCCTCAAACCCAATAGAATCGGCTGCCTGTTTAAGGATGTCAATCGTCACTCCAGGCGCCGCCAAATTTACAGGGATTCTACGGCCCTGTGAACGCGACAGGCCAGAGTCAAGATAGGCTGGCCAAACTATGACCTTGTCTTTGTGAGGCTTCATAGTAACTCATTCCTCGTGATTGAGAGCGTTGACCAGTTCAATATGGCTAATTCTTTTTACCTTTGCCATCTGGAGAAGACAAAAGATTAGAGAATCTCTATAAGAGAGAGGGGATGGCAACATTTCAAGAGGAGAACGATGTAATTTGCCAAGAAAGAGTAAGGATGTGTACTTCCTAGAGATAGCTGATCTTGTGTCATCCCGTAGCACATGCCTAAGGAATCAGGTGGGAGCCCTTCTCGTGAAAGACTCGCAGATCCTCTCAACGGGGTACAATGGCGCTCCTAAGGGGTTACCCCATTGTAGTGAAGTAGGATGTTTAAGAGACCAACTTGGAATAAAGTCAGGGGAACGCCACGAACTCTGCAGAGGACTACATGCAGAACAAAATGCGATCATTCAGGCCGCGTATCATGGGGTCAGTATCAAAGGGGCCAAGCTTTACTGCACGACAAGACCCTGTAGTATTTGCACCAAGATGCTAATCAATGCAGGAATCAAGGAGATCATCTATATCGAAGAATATAACGATCCTCTTGCAGCAGAGATTGCAGAACAGGCGGGTCTGAAGTTCAAAAAGGTGGATATTCCGAGACGCTACGGGCGAAATGGAACGGAACAGCAAGATACCAGTGTGACAAAAGATTAAAACAGACCACGGCCTCGCAAAGACAAAACCGAAGAGTGTGTTTCTGGATGGGTGCCCTTCATAACCTAATTAGTATTCAAGACTTGGCCCGAGATGAGATTGATCTAATACTTCGACGGGCTGCTGAGATGGAAGAGATTGCAGTCACTAGAAGCAAACTACTCGATGGCAGAATAATGGCCTACTTGTTCTTTGAACCCTCAACTAGAACTAGACTGTCATTTGAGAGTGCCATGCTTCGACTTGGTGGGAATGTGCTTGGCTTTGCGGATGTGGTGGTTTCAAGTGCTGGAGGTAAAGGCGAAACCCTTGCGGACACAATTCGAACCGTAGAGCGGTATGCGGATGTGATTGTGATCAGGCATCCACTTGACGGGTCTGCACGAGTCGCAGCTGAGTTCTCGAAGTGCCCAGTCATCAATGCGGGCAGCGGAGCAGAAGAACATCCTACTCAGGCACTCCTTGATCTATATTCTATCCAAAAAATGAAGGGGTCCATCGATGGGCTCAACATATCACTCTGTGGGGATCTAAAATACGGTCGAACAGTCCACTCACTGGCAATGGCGCTCACAGAATATGATGTCAAAATAACTCTGGCCGCACCTGAACAGTTACAGATGAAACCTTCAATTATACAAGTGATGGAGCGAGCGGGGCTCTCAGTCACGGAAGTTGAGAGCATAGAAGAGGCCATTGAAGAGGCCGACGTAGTATACATGACTAGAATACAAAAAGAGCGGTTTCCGGACATTCGCGAGTATGATGCAGTAAAGGGGCGGTTCAGACTTAAACGAGAAGATGTAGAAAAGATGCCCGATGATGCGATTATTTTGCATCCATTACCAAGAGTGGACGAGCTTGATCCCGAGATTGATTCCTTGCCTCAGGCACGATACTTCGATCAGGTGGAGGCAGGAGTGGTCACTAGAATGGCCATTCTTGATTTGATCCTCAACTAGTCCGGTCTAACTCGCGTAGACGGCGTACAAGAACATCAGTCGAGTCCAGTTTAATCAGACCAAGAGGAATCCGCATCTGCACTGAGAGGTCTATAGCAAGACGATCCACATGGTCAGTCCCATGAAGAATAATGAGAGGCGGTTTGAATTCTTGGGATCTGATGGCGATCATAGGAGCGCGACCAGTACTGACCCTTGTGAACAGCAGGCAACGTTCAGTGGTGGCCCCAAAAATCTTGAGAAACCCGTCGCTACTCAATTCTTTCACGGCGCGTTCGATATCAACAAGGGAATAGCCATAGATCTCTCGATCTAAATGGTCTTGCCCAGATAACACCTCACAGCCCAATTTTACACAGAAGTCGCGGGCGGTCATGGGTGATATGAAGTCACTCATAGCAAGCACAATATTCGTGTCTACAAGACTCACATCCATTAAACGTACATAGGCTGAGATGACCTGCCCCCCATTTTGCTCGTCAATATCCAAGAGCGATAATACAAAACGACGAATTGTATTAGTACCGGGTGATTTTCGTCGGCCAGATTCATAATCACTTATGACACTGGGACTAATACCAAGATGGTCTGCAAGTGCAATCTGAGGAATTCGAAAACGCTCCCGCCAGATCCGCATGGTCTGTCCTGGATGATCGGAGAGAGCAATTTCCCCGGCAATTCTTCTGGCAAAACGTTCACGGACGGTTGTCTGCAGCGACATCACAATCACGAGCTGTATACTGGCTTGTATCTGTCGGCCAGCATCGGTCGGTTAATTCTTGTTTCAAATCATCAGAAAATAACAATTTCGGCTATTGCCGAAGTCGAGAGCGAAAAGAAAATGGATGGTGGGCCGGACGAGATTAGTTCAACAACGGGGAAACCCCACTGCTATCGAACTCGCGACCTCTTGGATGCTTGCTCTGGGACCACAGTCACAGAGTCCCAAACCAAGCGTCATACCAAGCTAGACCACCGACCCATGAGTGATGATAGTTCCAACTGAAGACGATATAAGAATAGCGGAGTGAATATGAAATTTTGCTAAGATGATATGATGGTAAGTTGATGTTCCATGCCATCATCCGGATAGGTGATGGTGACTGTGCCGTCTTCAGTAATAGATCCATCAATAACACGACCGTCAAATAGCACTCTAGAAGAGGCCTCGACTCCAAACACGTGGATGATGAGAGATCGTGGTGGGGGTTTCCAAGTACCGTTCCGAGCCCCTATGCCCAATGTAAAAGTGCCATCTTGCGAGTCAACAACAAAATGAACAGTTGATGACGGCCCACTATCAGAGATACCATCATCCTCATACAAGATAAAATCGGAATGGCCATGCGCATAGATCCATAGAACTAGATTCCCCAAATCATCTCCCGTATGCTGTACCACACGACCTGTTGGAATAATGGCGCCGCCTCTGATGAAAATCGGAATTTGATCAATGGCTGCATTCACGGTGATAGTCGTTGGGCCATGTATGATTGCATGATCTTGAAACGAGTACCAAGTCCCCTGAGGGAGATACACCTCACGCGAGATTGCACCTTCTTCAAGGACAGGAGCGACCATAATGAAGGGGCCAACCATAAACTGAGTGTCCAGCGAGTAGATCTTGGGATCATCTGCAAACTCCATGGCCAATGGTCGCATAATGGGACGACCAGTCTGGCTAGAATCCCAAGCGAGAGAATAGAAGTAACGCAACAGTTTGTAGCGTAGATTTATTGCGTCACGGATTATCGACTCGTACTCGTTTCCAAACAGCCACGGTTCTTGGCGCGCCGTATTAATTCGTGAGTGATTTCTGAAGAAGGGATAGAAACAGCCCACCTGATACCAACGCACAAGCAGCTCTCCTGTCACATCATCTGAGAAGCCACCAACATCTGCACCACATATTGGGATTCCAGAAAGTCCAAGACCGAGTAACATAGGAATGGAGAGCCTTAGGTGATTCCATGTGGATTTGTTATCGCCAGTCCATGTGGCCGCATACCGCTGATAGCCCGCAAAACCGGATCTTGTGAGGATAAATGGTCGTTTCCCAGAGTGAACCTTACGAATGCCGTTAAATGCAGCCTCACACATTCCCAGAGCATATACATTACGAAGGCGTTCCTCCCAAAGCTCACCAGCGCTATCAACGACATGCTTCATAGAATATTCATCCCTGAGCCCCTCATAGATACAGTTTGATGGCTCGTTCATGTCGATCCAGCTACTATTACTCAAGCCTGATGAACTGAGAAGCAGATATTTGGATGCAAACCACTCTCGTACTTCAGGACGAGAGAAGTCTGGAAACACGGTCTCACCGGGCCAGACCAGTCCCACATAGACAGAACCATCATCTTGCTGCAGGAACATATTCTGTTTCAGGCCATCATCATAGACGGAGAATCCTTCTTCGAGCTTGACGCCCGGATCAATGATAGCCATCACATGAAATCCCAGTTTTGTAAGCGCATCCGTAAATTCATGGGGCTTGGGAAAGACCTTCGGATCCCATGTAAAGATACGGTACTCATCCATGTAGGCAATATCAAGAACAATTGTATCGCAAGGAAGGTTATGGTCACGATACCTGTTGGCGATACTTAGAATATCCTCTTGGCTCTCGTAGACCATCCATCGGGAGTGCTGATGCCCAAGGGCCCAGAGAGGAACAAAATGAGGGCGGCCAGTCAGGCGAGTATAACTATCAAGCACCTCCTCAAACGAGGGACCAAGTATCAGATAATAGTCAAGAGGGCCCCCTACTGAGCCGAAACTGTACTCGGCCTCCTGCTGGAAGTCGAAAAACGTTCGATATGAATTATCAAGGAATATACCATGAACTATGCCACGGTTCAGTACCAAGAAGAAGGGAATTGATTGGTAGAGTGGATCCGAATGAAAACCATAATCGGGATTATCTGTGGTCCACATCTCATAACGTATTCCACGTTTGTCAAGCCCGTACGCCTTCTCGCCAAGTCCATAGAAGACTTCAGGCCCGAGCATGGTTCTTCTGATCACAAAACCATTTTCGCGCCACTCAATACCGCCAGCACGACTGTCTTCAAAAATGGTCGCCCCATCAAGATTTTTCAAAATCAACCGAAATGGATCTCTCTCAACAAGTAATAGAGATGTGGGGAGTGAGATAGACCACTGGCCGTCCTGCTCGAAGAACTCTACAGAAGGGGGATTACTATATCCAACGGTTGCAAATGACTCGTACCTGCGATAGGTCTCCTCACGTGTGGCCTGAACACGAATTATGTTTGAACTAAGGCATGTGACACGGACACGACCTTCATCACAGAGGAACTCAAACGCAGGTCCATCTGGAGATTCTATTGGAGTAGGGGCTTCGATGACGCGCAATTCTAAACACGATTATGTTATGGGGATAGATACTTTTGTCAATTGTTACTCCAAGCGAAAGGTCATAACAGAGAGATTCGTAATACTTACTGGTGATAGTATGAGTCTGCTAGGACCTGATGATTTCGATCTTGACAAAAGAGGACGCGCAAAGAAGCACGCACAGGATTTGTCCCCTGCCCTGAGAAAATTGATTGACAAGTGGTTGAATGAGCCTGATGAGGATCTTGCCAGAAGAGAATTGACTACTCTTGTGGGACCAGAAGAGGCACGAAGACTCCTCCTTCTTCGGGGAAAGAGAAGAAGACTACATTGAAGAACATCGCGGATATTAATTAAAACACGTTTGGCGCCAAATAGAGGTGGAGCTGTGAGAAGAGATCGTAAGTTTGAGATGGAGATGCTCAAGTCATCAGAGCCTCGTACTGTTCTGTCACTGATTCGTACTATTGAAGCTGAAAAGCGTACACACTTAGCAGAGTTGCGAACAGGAATTGGGATTCTTACAATCCCAATGTCGCTGGTCACGATTCTGATTGCCACGTCAAAATATTACGACATCCTCCAAGTGATTCCAATGGTGATCCTGCTCACTATGGGGATCATAGTGCTACTTGCATTGGGATCGTACTTGGCGTTTCAGGCACTGATGAAACTGCGTGAGAATGAGCGATTTATATACAAAGTTCATAACACCGCATCCGAATCATTTTGCGACGATCTTGCTGAAGAAGAAATGAGAAAAGATGGAGCCCCAGGCGAGATTTGAACTCGCGGCCTCCTCCTTACCAAGGAGGCGATCTGACCGGGCTAAGCTACTGGGGCTTCTTGGGAGATGAATTTCGATTCTGAGATAAAGTTTTCTGAGTAGAACGATCACTCACTCACTCAAAGAGCTCGTGTAGATGAAAATGGTGTTTTCCTAATCGTCCACCATAATTACCTGCACTGACACGAAGAACACCCGGATACTTGCAGACAGTCTCTATGGCTGTACGCATAGCTGCTGCAACTGATTCGTGATTCAGGCCATTGATGACGATCTCCAGTACAAAATTAGAATCAGGCGGCACCTCAGTGTCAGGAACTAAGGAACGGATTGTTGGGCAGAATTGTTCATTGGTAGACGCGACAAGACCCTTGTAACGAGAACCAACCTTTGAACCAGATCCGACAAGGCCTCCGGGGAAAGGGGTGTAAGCACCCTCGACCTGCTCGATGGCTTGAACAGCGGCACGCCCACTCGCCATTCCGGTAGCAAGATCCTTCGAAAAATAGATGATATTTCCCCCAGCAATGCCTTTCGTTCGACCAAAGTTTTCCTGAACTACAAAGGTACCACTCATTCGAGGGATGAGCCAGAAGACACGGCCATCAATTGGACCTTTTTTCACCTGAAACCCATCACCAAAAAAGGAGATCTTCTTGCCAATAGGATAGTGCTCACGGGGATGTGGCGTGTCATCATAAGCGCACGCAGTTGGACTTGTGAGAACACATTGCCCAATCCGAGCTAGAAGTTGGTCCTCTAATTTCACTTTCTTATTTGTTGCAAAGATGACCCTGACTCCAGGTCTCCCGTCGGGGGTCTGTTCACCAGATAAGACATATTCAATTCCAGCCTCTACAGGGGTCATGATGATTGATGTACCAAAGCCTGTAGCCTCTAGAGCAGTAATGCGTGCCCACTCTTCATTGTAGGCGGTAATGAGAGTCCGATTCATATGTACGGAGAATGCCTCCGCAAAAGTATCATCGATAGGCACATCATGCAATTTCAAGCGACTGCCTCCAAGTAGAGTACGGACTTCGGCCTTTTCATAGTTATCATCAGAAGTGCATTCTTAAATGTGACAGGACATCAACCTTCATGGAGCTGCAGACAGATGGTCATTCAACTCACGGCAATTAAAGTTCCAGATATTCCCGTCGAGGCGGACGTGATCACACCGAGCCATTTTGTCGCAAAGAGCGTTGATGAGATCCGTCAGCTGGAGGTCTACCAAGGAAAGCAATGCCTAACACTTGGGGACTTTTTTGAGGTCAGTGGAGAACCAACTGATGATATTGCAGAATTGACCATCAAGATCGAGGGGGATCTTAAGCGCATAAAATACATCGGCCACCAGATGAACGGAGGGCGAATCGAGATTCATGGCGATGTGGGGATGTATCTGGGATCCATGATGCAGGCGGGGCGCATTCACGTTCATGGTTCTGTAGGAGCGTGGGCTGCCGCAGAGATGTCTGGTGGCAATATACAGATAGAAGGAGATGCGGGCGACTATCTCTGTGCAGGCCTGCGAGGAAGTGGTGAGGGAATGAAAGGGGGACGCGTGTATGTTGCGGGGGATGTGGGCAGAGAGATGGCGGCTCATATGAGAAAGGGGTTTATTTCTGTAAAAGGGAACATTGGAGAGATGGCTGCGTTTCGCATGCAAGGGGGGACAATAATAGCATGTGGAAATGTATCTTCACGTTTAGGTGTGCAGGCCACACGAGGAATGATTCTGATAAGAGGAAAGGTAGAGTCAATATTTCCCACTTACAGATTTAGTGGCGTTGCCGTCAGAGAATTTACTAGCTACTATATGCGATACCTCTTCACACGACGGCCAGACTTTATCGATAGATACGGCCCTGACGAGAAATGGATCAAGTTCCAAGGTGATTTTGCAGAGGGCAGGCCCAATACAGAACTCTATGTGCTATCCAGCACCAACAGGCATCTCTTGACCAATGGTGAATGAAAATGCCAATTAGTGTGAATCGACAGGCAATGGAAATCGTACAGACGATAATCAAAAAGCACAGGAAACTTGGATGTGAAATACTCGAGCTGGAGAATGGCTGTACCATAATTGATGCAGGGATAAACACACAGGGGAGCCGAGAACTTGGACGATTAGTGGGGGAGGTCTGCCTTGGTGGTCTAGGCGTAGTCAGATTCACAGAGATGCATATAGAAGATCTGACGCTGCCCGCCGTTAGTGTCAATGTGGATCAACCAGCCATTGCAACCCTTGGGTCTCAGTATGCAGGCTGGAGCCTCAAGATGGAGGGGTTCTTTGCCATGGCATCAGGTCCAGCACGTGCACTATCGCGAGTTGAAACGTCACTCTTTGAGGAACTCCAGTACACAGATGATGCAAGAGAGGCAGTCATCATGCTTGAGACCGCACAGATCCCAAATGAAGAGGTGACTGCAACTATTGCTGAAAAATGTGGAATAGACACTTCTAACCTGTATTGCATCATTGCTCCGACCGCCAGCATTGTAGGGTCGGTGCAGATCTCAGCCCGAATTGTGGAGGTAGGAGTTCACAAACTTCATACACTGGGGTTTGATCCTCTTAAAATCCGTAAGGCCCACGGGGTGGCTCCAGTGGCCCCAGTGGCCAAAAAGGACAGCCGCGCAATGGGAGTGACCAATGACTGTATTCTTTATGGTGGCAGGACCTTCTTGTTCATTGAAACAGATGAAAATGATAATCTCGAAGAACTGGTAGAACGATGCCCAGCAACGGCATCGGAACAGTATGGGGTACCGTTCTATAACCTCCTGAAATCAAAGAATTTTGACTTTTACGAACTGGACCCGTTACTGTTTAGCCCTGCGGAGGTCACACTTATCGACTATCAGGACCAGAAAGCGTACACAGCCGGGTTTCTAAATGCGGCAGTCCTGAAACAATCAATAGACTCTTGCAAGTAAAGGACGGCGTGCACATGATTGCAAAAATAACATTCAAGGGGCCTCTTGTAATATCAATGGGGAGATCGGAGGTCAGTATAACTATAGAACAGTCAGACTATGCCCCACTGAGAGCAATCCTGACCAAGTTGATTGAGACATACCCGGAGATCAGAAAGATGTGGATGACCCCCAAAGCAATCGCCCAAGAAACACTCATTCTGTCAAATGGCACAGATGTCTCGCTAATGGGCGAACTTGATGCCAACATAAATGATGGCGACTCGATTTTGATTATCCCATTGATACACGGGGGATCGCAATAGGTCAGTCCACGAAAGAGGCACCAGCGTGAAGACCACGGATATTCATTTCTAGAGTTCGCTCAGGAACTATGTCTTTCAATGCAGCCTCTAGAGATTCAAGCGAAATAATTCCGGACTTCTTAGCAAAAGCACCTAACATGATCATGTTAGAGATCATCCGTGAACCCAATTCGTCAGCAGTCTTCATAGCTGGAACAGGAATCACCGTAAACGTGTCACCACAATCGCACTTGACAAGGTCGGGATCAATGATTAGTGTGCCATCCTTTTTTGCTCCCTCAAGGTACATGTCAAAGGCCTTCTGCGACATGAAGATACTATAGTCGGCCTTAACCACCTTGGGATAGCGAATGGGTTCATCACTGATAATCACCTCGCTTTTTGCAGCGGTCCCACGGGCCTCAGAACCATAGCTCTGAGTCTGGATTGCATCAAGGTTCTCATGCACAACAGCGGCATGGCCCAAGAGCACGCCAGCAAGAACGACACCCATTCCACCAGTACCTGCAATTCTGACCTCAGTTCGCATTAGTTTCACCTCTGTTGCTGTAACTGTTGTAATGAGTCCAACAGACCTGGCTCGTCCCGGTCAACGAACTCACCAAGATCTTGACCGTGTTTAGTAGGCACAATCTGACCAAGAGGATCATCCTTCTTGCGAACTGGAAGACCCTTGAACCATTTGATCATATCAGGAGGGGAGCCAGCACCAGTTCTGCGCCCA
This region of Candidatus Thorarchaeota archaeon genomic DNA includes:
- the fhcD gene encoding formylmethanofuran--tetrahydromethanopterin N-formyltransferase → MKLHDVPIDDTFAEAFSVHMNRTLITAYNEEWARITALEATGFGTSIIMTPVEAGIEYVLSGEQTPDGRPGVRVIFATNKKVKLEDQLLARIGQCVLTSPTACAYDDTPHPREHYPIGKKISFFGDGFQVKKGPIDGRVFWLIPRMSGTFVVQENFGRTKGIAGGNIIYFSKDLATGMASGRAAVQAIEQVEGAYTPFPGGLVGSGSKVGSRYKGLVASTNEQFCPTIRSLVPDTEVPPDSNFVLEIVINGLNHESVAAAMRTAIETVCKYPGVLRVSAGNYGGRLGKHHFHLHELFE
- a CDS encoding 2-oxoacid:acceptor oxidoreductase family protein, translating into MRTEVRIAGTGGMGVVLAGVLLGHAAVVHENLDAIQTQSYGSEARGTAAKSEVIISDEPIRYPKVVKADYSIFMSQKAFDMYLEGAKKDGTLIIDPDLVKCDCGDTFTVIPVPAMKTADELGSRMISNMIMLGAFAKKSGIISLESLEAALKDIVPERTLEMNIRGLHAGASFVD
- a CDS encoding formylmethanofuran dehydrogenase subunit C; the protein is MVIQLTAIKVPDIPVEADVITPSHFVAKSVDEIRQLEVYQGKQCLTLGDFFEVSGEPTDDIAELTIKIEGDLKRIKYIGHQMNGGRIEIHGDVGMYLGSMMQAGRIHVHGSVGAWAAAEMSGGNIQIEGDAGDYLCAGLRGSGEGMKGGRVYVAGDVGREMAAHMRKGFISVKGNIGEMAAFRMQGGTIIACGNVSSRLGVQATRGMILIRGKVESIFPTYRFSGVAVREFTSYYMRYLFTRRPDFIDRYGPDEKWIKFQGDFAEGRPNTELYVLSSTNRHLLTNGE
- the pyrB gene encoding aspartate carbamoyltransferase, producing the protein MGALHNLISIQDLARDEIDLILRRAAEMEEIAVTRSKLLDGRIMAYLFFEPSTRTRLSFESAMLRLGGNVLGFADVVVSSAGGKGETLADTIRTVERYADVIVIRHPLDGSARVAAEFSKCPVINAGSGAEEHPTQALLDLYSIQKMKGSIDGLNISLCGDLKYGRTVHSLAMALTEYDVKITLAAPEQLQMKPSIIQVMERAGLSVTEVESIEEAIEEADVVYMTRIQKERFPDIREYDAVKGRFRLKREDVEKMPDDAIILHPLPRVDELDPEIDSLPQARYFDQVEAGVVTRMAILDLILN
- a CDS encoding signal recognition particle subunit SRP19/SEC65 family protein, which translates into the protein MKPHKDKVIVWPAYLDSGLSRSQGRRIPVNLAAPGVTIDILKQAADSIGFEAIVEPDKRYPRDWTRSSGYLLLGNPDHHKKKRLLLMLAKSVRRIVAQREAARIAAEKKKGKKRKGKGGRR
- a CDS encoding helix-turn-helix domain-containing protein; translation: MSLQTTVRERFARRIAGEIALSDHPGQTMRIWRERFRIPQIALADHLGISPSVISDYESGRRKSPGTNTIRRFVLSLLDIDEQNGGQVISAYVRLMDVSLVDTNIVLAMSDFISPMTARDFCVKLGCEVLSGQDHLDREIYGYSLVDIERAVKELSSDGFLKIFGATTERCLLFTRVSTGRAPMIAIRSQEFKPPLIILHGTDHVDRLAIDLSVQMRIPLGLIKLDSTDVLVRRLRELDRTS
- a CDS encoding cytidine/deoxycytidylate deaminase family protein, yielding MPRKSKDVYFLEIADLVSSRSTCLRNQVGALLVKDSQILSTGYNGAPKGLPHCSEVGCLRDQLGIKSGERHELCRGLHAEQNAIIQAAYHGVSIKGAKLYCTTRPCSICTKMLINAGIKEIIYIEEYNDPLAAEIAEQAGLKFKKVDIPRRYGRNGTEQQDTSVTKD
- a CDS encoding MoaD/ThiS family protein, with protein sequence MIAKITFKGPLVISMGRSEVSITIEQSDYAPLRAILTKLIETYPEIRKMWMTPKAIAQETLILSNGTDVSLMGELDANINDGDSILIIPLIHGGSQ
- a CDS encoding glycoside hydrolase family 31 protein, which encodes MRVIEAPTPIESPDGPAFEFLCDEGRVRVTCLSSNIIRVQATREETYRRYESFATVGYSNPPSVEFFEQDGQWSISLPTSLLLVERDPFRLILKNLDGATIFEDSRAGGIEWRENGFVIRRTMLGPEVFYGLGEKAYGLDKRGIRYEMWTTDNPDYGFHSDPLYQSIPFFLVLNRGIVHGIFLDNSYRTFFDFQQEAEYSFGSVGGPLDYYLILGPSFEEVLDSYTRLTGRPHFVPLWALGHQHSRWMVYESQEDILSIANRYRDHNLPCDTIVLDIAYMDEYRIFTWDPKVFPKPHEFTDALTKLGFHVMAIIDPGVKLEEGFSVYDDGLKQNMFLQQDDGSVYVGLVWPGETVFPDFSRPEVREWFASKYLLLSSSGLSNSSWIDMNEPSNCIYEGLRDEYSMKHVVDSAGELWEERLRNVYALGMCEAAFNGIRKVHSGKRPFILTRSGFAGYQRYAATWTGDNKSTWNHLRLSIPMLLGLGLSGIPICGADVGGFSDDVTGELLVRWYQVGCFYPFFRNHSRINTARQEPWLFGNEYESIIRDAINLRYKLLRYFYSLAWDSSQTGRPIMRPLAMEFADDPKIYSLDTQFMVGPFIMVAPVLEEGAISREVYLPQGTWYSFQDHAIIHGPTTITVNAAIDQIPIFIRGGAIIPTGRVVQHTGDDLGNLVLWIYAHGHSDFILYEDDGISDSGPSSTVHFVVDSQDGTFTLGIGARNGTWKPPPRSLIIHVFGVEASSRVLFDGRVIDGSITEDGTVTITYPDDGMEHQLTIISS
- a CDS encoding Gar1/Naf1 family protein — encoded protein: MRRLGTLLHITTRGSLIVRTSKTPPIGGIVLTSNAEKIGKIVDVFGPVKEPYVAIRPFKRMGDTHDRAHPKTTVSEPITAGAVLYVSSRPEKPQKARKRKR
- the mch gene encoding methenyltetrahydromethanopterin cyclohydrolase is translated as MPISVNRQAMEIVQTIIKKHRKLGCEILELENGCTIIDAGINTQGSRELGRLVGEVCLGGLGVVRFTEMHIEDLTLPAVSVNVDQPAIATLGSQYAGWSLKMEGFFAMASGPARALSRVETSLFEELQYTDDAREAVIMLETAQIPNEEVTATIAEKCGIDTSNLYCIIAPTASIVGSVQISARIVEVGVHKLHTLGFDPLKIRKAHGVAPVAPVAKKDSRAMGVTNDCILYGGRTFLFIETDENDNLEELVERCPATASEQYGVPFYNLLKSKNFDFYELDPLLFSPAEVTLIDYQDQKAYTAGFLNAAVLKQSIDSCK
- a CDS encoding RlmE family RNA methyltransferase, with the translated sequence MGRPKGDRKKEHYYREAKKHGYRARSAYKLKQIIKKQNLLAGVDKVVELCSSPGGWTQVLRQFDRSLEIVAVDLNSMPPVENVKFVQGDITKQETIDEIIQLIGGSADLVLSDCAPNVTGQWEIDVARQLALAECTINLGCKILGAKGKVLAKVFQGPGFQEFMQMVRNLFSSVRLIKPDASRRTSAEIYLLAENPRR